The Chloroflexota bacterium genomic interval GCAACCTCCTCGTCGCGGCAGTGGCCTGCTTGAGCGCCTCAATCCGAAAAGCCAGAGTGCCCTGGGCCTGCTTCTGACGGTCCCGACCCTGATTGCCATCTTTGGCGTTGTCCTGATTCCGTTCGTCAGTTCTCTGTTGTTGAGCCTCCAGCGTCGCGATATCGGCCGGCCCCAATTGGATGGATTCGTCGGCCTGGGAAATTACCTCAAGCTGCTTCAGGATGACCGATTCATCAATTCCTTCTTCATTACCATCGGGTTCAGTCTGATTTCGGTCGTGTTGGAATTGATTCTCGGCATCGCCATCGCCATGGTCCTCAACCAGCGTTTCAGGGGACGGAGCCTCGTCCGAGGCCTGATCATTCTTCCCTGGGCGATACCCGCGATCGTTGCAGCGGCTATGTGGCAGTGGATTTTCAACGCCGATTATGGCGCGCTCAACGCCCTGTTGACCCAATTGGGTCTCATGGAGTCCTACAAGGTCTGGCTGGCCGACCCAACGGCGGCCAGAGCCCTGATCATCCTGGCCAACGTGTGGAAGGAGACTCCCTTTACTGTCCTGCTGGTGCTGGCGGCGCTGCAGGGCATTCCACAAGATCTTTATGAGGCCGCTGAAGTCGATGGCGCCACCGCCTGGCAACGCTTCAGTGCAATCAC includes:
- a CDS encoding sugar ABC transporter permease gives rise to the protein MRSEAPTSSQPPRRGSGLLERLNPKSQSALGLLLTVPTLIAIFGVVLIPFVSSLLLSLQRRDIGRPQLDGFVGLGNYLKLLQDDRFINSFFITIGFSLISVVLELILGIAIAMVLNQRFRGRSLVRGLIILPWAIPAIVAAAMWQWIFNADYGALNALLTQLGLMESYKVWLADPTAARALIILANVWKETPFTVLLVLAALQGIPQDLYEAAEVDGATAWQRFSAITLRLLLPVIMVIGFLQLLWGLQTFELVQIITNGGPASSTELLSLRIYAQTFRSLRFGYGAAIAYLTGLIVLIPAIFYIRAAYRSIVEY